A stretch of DNA from Candidatus Ancaeobacter aquaticus:
AATCGTTTTGCGCATTTCACTAAACATAACATCTCCGGCTTTCGCGATACCGCCCCCAATAACAATCATATCGGGATTGAGAAAATTGATAATGCCCGCAAAAACTATCCCGAGACATTCCCCGACCCTTTTCCATACATCTATTGCAAATTTATCACCTTTTAGTGCCGCGGCACTGATAATTTCCGGCGTTATCTTTTTTAAGTCCCCACGAGCTAATTTCATAATGCTTGTTTCAGCACCACTTTCAATACCGCCAATAGCGTGGGCTATTATCCTTTGGTTGCCTACAAATACCTCCAGGCATCCATGGTTCCCGCAGTTGCACTTCGGTCCTTTTTCATTAAGCGTAATGTGCCCTATTTCACCTGCCGCTAAAGAACTGCCCCGGTAGAGCTTTCCATCAATAATAATGCCCCCGCCAACACCTGTTCCCAGCGTAATGCAAACAACGTTTTTCCCGCCTTTTGCAGCACCATAATAAAGCTCAC
This window harbors:
- a CDS encoding ROK family protein — its product is MKYAIGIDLGGTNLKIGLVNKNGKVIGDKKFPTKGYKGPKPLIDKIVLETEKLIRSAKIDSDDICGIGVGVPGIVDSINGIIYNLTNISGWKNVYLKKELEKRTKLKAYVDNDVNMMAVGELYYGAAKGGKNVVCITLGTGVGGGIIIDGKLYRGSSLAAGEIGHITLNEKGPKCNCGNHGCLEVFVGNQRIIAHAIGGIESGAETSIMKLARGDLKKITPEIISAAALKGDKFAIDVWKRVGECLGIVFAGIINFLNPDMIVIGGGIAKAGDVMFSEMRKTIRKRAFKISVDKARIVQAKLGYNAGIIGAATLPMVEENVL